The Streptomyces sp. NBC_00236 DNA window CCTCCAGCCCGGGTTCTGCGTCCAGGAGATCGCGGATTCCCCTGCGGACCACTTCATGATCATCGAGAAGAAAGACACGGATCTGCGAATCTGCCGAGGCGGTCGAGTCGTCGGACATCTGCAGTCCCTGGAGGTCGGTAGCGCTCTGCCCCTCCTCCCGCCATTGTCTCAGGGACAAGCCCGATGCACCCGGGGAGCGATGCTCCGCCCTGCGTGGGTGCTGCCTACGCAGAGACGCCTGGCGGATGCTCGTCAAGGTCCATGCGTACGTCCACGACGCCTTCGACGGCCCGGACGGCCTGTGCCAGCAGGGGCACCATGGATCTGTCCCGCAGCGAGCCACTGAGCGTGACGACTCCATCCTCCACCACGGCATCGATCCGGAGCGGTGGCGAGATCTGGCCGAGCACGCTGTGCCGGATCTCCGCGCCGAGTTCTGCGTCCGGCCTGAGGAAGACCTTGAGCAGGTCTCCTCGGCTCACCACTCCTTCGAGCAGGCCGACGTCATTGACCACGGGCAGCCGCTTCACCCGCTTGCGCGCCATGATCTGAGCAGCTTCGGCGATCGGCGCGTCCGCGTGAACGGTCACGGCCGGGCTCGACATCAGACCCTCCGCCAGTACCGCACCGGCCTTGGAAGTCTCGTCGAGCGGCGCGAGGCGGCCGGGACCGTCCCTCCGGAGCGCTTCCTTCGGTAGGAGATCGGCCTCCGACACCACGCCGACGACACGGCCCTCGCCCGCGAGGACCGGCAGCGCGCTGACCTTCCACTCGGCCATCAGACGGACGATCTCCTTGTACGGGGCACGACTGCCGATCGCGACGGCGGTGTGGGTCATGACGTCGCTGACGGTGTGCGGAGAATCAGTCACAGGGCCCTCCGGGAAATCGGTCGACGTGCCGTATCGGCATCCGTTTCTACGGTTCGATGACCAGCACCTGACGGAGAGGACGACGCGGTGTGTGAGGACCCACGGGGCCGTATCCCATGCGGACGATCATCTGGGGATGTCCCGCGCCCAGCACGGGGTCCCGCAACGTCCATCGCAGCTCGGGCCACTCAAGTGGCTGTGTCGCGAAGGAGGCGCAGACGCCCTTCGTGGTCGCCGAGAGCAGGACGCGCTCCAGTGCCTGGCCGGCCCTGAGCCAGTCCAGCGGACGATCGCCCTCCGTGCTCAGCAGGCCCAGCTGAGGCCGACGCTCGAACCGAACCCGGATACGTCCTGGTAGGGCGGCTGTTCCCACGAAGTCGCGGGTGGTCGAACTGCCGGATGCGTCGCCCGGACCGAACGCGTAGTCCGGAACTCCGTCGACGGGTGCGTCGGCCTTCGTGTCGCGGGTCCAGTAGCGCTGTTCCGCATCACGCGCAGGGTCCATGCGGTCGTAACCCGCGGCATCGCTGATCAACTGGAGCACGGTGTCCAGGTGGATGGAATCGATGAACCGGAAATCCGCATGCTCAGCAAGTGCAGCATCGGAGAACAGCGAGCGGAGCTCCGGGGGAATCGGCTGCTCGGCGAAAGGGAAGCGGCAGGTGTGTCTGTCCTGTATCGCTGAATGCAGCCCCGCGAGCTGCGGGTCTGCCGCTCCTGCCGGATCGTCCGTCAGCGGAGCCAGACGGGCTTCGGCCAGCAGGGCCTGATCCGCCGGTGCGGGCAGGAGCGCGATCACCGCTGCCAGACCGTGGTGGGCAGCTGACACTCGCAGGTTCAGCAGAGCGGCTCCGCAGCCCATGTGAAGTTCGCGGGTCGAGGGGTCCGCCTCCGGCATGGTGCGTGCGAAGTCGGCCCGTAGCGTGATGACGTGGGTGGATCGGGCGTAACGGAACTGCCAGGGCTGCGAGTTGTGCAGGGAAGGTGCGGCAGTTGCGTCGGCTACCAGAGCGGTCACCGTGGTGTCGCTCGGCGAAGTGGTCAGCATCTGAATCTCCCGGCGAAACTGTGCGGAAGTGCTACTCATCCAGCCTCGGCCTGTGCGCACGGGCACGGACAGGGGCCGTTCTTCCCCGAAGAGGGCCGGATGGCCGCGTGGTCAGTCCTGGGGCACGACCGCGACCGGCGCCGGAGAATGGTGCAGAACCGCGTGGGCGACGTGCCCGATGCGCGGCTCCCGGGGCCAGTAGCGATTCGTTCGCCGGCCGATGACGACCAGCGACGCTCGCACCCCGGCCTCGACGAGGTGACGCGCAGGCGATCCGATCCCGCTCTGCTCACTCACGGACACGCCCGGGTACTCCTTCGACCACGGTTTCAGCAGGGAGCGCACCATGCTCGCTCCTTCGGCAGCGATATCGGCTCGCCAGCGCAGGTCGCCGCCGATGCCCTGCACGTAGCCCACCGGAGGATTCCAGCTGTAGACGATCCGCAGGTCTCCGGAGCGCACGGCCGCCGCTTCGAGGGCGAACCGCAGTACACCATCGGTGGTGGGACCCAGATCGATGCCGGCGACCACCGGACCGCCGGTGTCCCGCCTCTCCACTTCCTGAACGCGCTGCGCCAGGTCCGCATCGTCGGCGGGCGGCGGCGTTCCCTCGGGACGCACGAGCACCACGGGCCGGTGTGTGTGGGCGACTGTCGCCATGGCGACAGATCCCATGAGGAAGCCGGTGAGTGCTCCGAGGCCCGCTGTTCCGATGGCCAGGAGCTCTGCCTGGGCAGCCTCCCGGCACAGCATTTCGGGGGGTGGCCCGGTGAGCTGCTTCGTGCTTATGTACAGGTCAGGAAATCTATGTGTCAGTTGCGCTGCGGCCTCCTCCGGCAGGCGCCGTGACCACTGTTCCGGCATTTCCGTCCCCGAGAGTGGGGCGTGGGAGTAGGGCTGCCATTCCCAGGCGCTCACAAGGCGCAGGGGAAGGCGCCGGATGCTTGCCTCGCGGGCGCCCCAGGCGGCGGCGGCGAGGCTTGCCGGCGTTCCGTTCAGGCCGACAGTCACAGGGCGTGGCACAGCGCACCTCCAGGTACGGTCGTGGTGTCTTGCTTCTCCACGATGGGGTGGCGCGAGCCCCCAGGGCATGAGCCGTCGAGGCTCTGTCCTGGGCCGTTCGACCCCTTTTGAGGGCGCCACTCCCGTGGGGAGGGCGCCGACGTCGGCGCCCTCGGTGCGGATGCGTATGGGTGAGGCGGGCCGTAAATCTGGAGCGGGGCGCGGACAGTGAGCCCCTCGCCGCCATGCATGTCTGACTGATCGAGCCGTGAGCGTTGCCCGGAGCGTTGAACAGGGGCGACGGGCTATTCGCTAGGCGTGTGCGATGACGGCGACGGGAGTGCTGGAATGGTGGAGGACCGCGTGGGTGACCGGCCCGATGTGTGTTCCGACCGGCGACTGTCGAATGCGGCGGCCGACGATGACGAGTCCTGCCTCTGACCTGCTGTCGAGGAGGTCCGTGGCGGCGTGCCCGACGCTTGCTCGAGTGGTGACGTCCACAGCGGGGTGTGCTGCTCTCCAGGGGCTCAGCGCGTCTGCCAGCGCGGCGTTCGCGTTCAGTTCGAGCTGGGCATGCACTCTCGGATCGAAGGCGGCGCCATATCCGAACAGTGGAGGCAGTGACCAACTGTGCAGGACGTGAAGGGTGCAGGCCCGCCGTGCGGCTTCATCGAAGGCGAACGCGAGCAGAGCGTCGCAGGGGCGGCTGATGTCCACTCCCACCACCAGGTCATGCGACGCGTGCCGACCGCTCGTGGGTGGTGCCGACTCGTCACCGGCCCGCACCATGACGACCGGCCGGACCGTCGCCCGGATGACCGCCATCCCGACCGACCCGAGTACGTACCCTGTGACACTGCTCAGCCCGCGTGCACCAAGGACGATCATGTGTGCGTTCGCGGCCGCGTCTCGGAGAACGTCAGCCGGCCTCCCGACGAAGGACACTGCACTGACTTCGAGTTCGCTGTACCTCGTGCGTAGATCATCGGCGGTTCCGCTCAGCAATGCCTGGACTCTCATGGGGTGCGTGTCGATCGTGGGGACAGGGAGGGCGAAGGGGGGCCATCGGTCCACGGCGTGGACGAGCCGGAGGGACAGCTTCCGCAGAAGTGCCTCTCGCGCTCCCCAACGGGCTGCCGCGTCGCTTGCGGGGGACCCATCGAGTCCGACCACGATGACGTCGTTCATGGGTGCCTTCCCTGGCGGGGTTCGTATGAGGGGAATCTCTTTCCCTGCCTCTGCCGAGGAGGAGCAGCGGGCCGGGTCGGGCTATCCGGTCCTCAGCTGTGGCTGCTTCGGGCGTACCGACCCGACAGCGCGTGCCGCCGCGCGAGATCTTGGCATCGACTCTCAGGCTGCTGGATCAGGCAGGTCGTCGGCGTCGTAGTCGAGGTGGGTGGAGACCGAGACCACTCCGTCGACCGTGGCGCACATGCGCTCGATTGCCGGGACTACGCTCCGGAGCGCAATCCGGCCACTGAGCTCCACCCGTCCGTTCCGCACCTCGACGGTGAGAGCGGCCGCATCGAGGCACAGCGTGTCGGTGAGTACGTCCTCATTGATCTCCCGGCGGATGTCGGCGTCCTCGCGGAGGAAAAGCTTCAGCAGATCTCGGCGACTGACAATCCCCACCAAGCGATCCGCATCGTCGACGACGACGAGCCGCTTCACGTTGTGCACCTCCATCAGCCGCGCGGCCTCAGCCACGGTCCAGTCCGGACGGGCGGCGCGGACATCAGCTCTTCGGCGCGCGTTCCCTCAGCTTTGGCCCGCTCCCACGCCTCCAGTCCCGGTACGGCCGGCTGGCCGTCCGGTGCGGTGACCAGGTCGGCGGTCTTGCGGAGCAGGTCACCCTCCGAAACCACCCCGGCCACCCGGTCACTGCTGTCCAACACCGGCACCGCGGTGACACGGTGTTCCGCGAGCAGGCGTGCGATCTCCTTGAACGGGGCATCGCCGCGTACGCTCACCACCTCACGGGTCATCAGTTCTTCGATCCTGCGATGCCGCATCATCCGCTCCTTCCGTGCACACGGCCCGGACGTTCTCGCCGTCAGGCATGCCCGGTGCCACCCGAGGAGACCTCATCGAGGCTGGTCCACGTCGAGGGCGAGATTGTCGTAGGTGTAGTCGATCGACTCGTGCAGGGTCACCACTCCGTCCACCCAGCGGCAGAGGCGCACGATGACAGGGATGTCGGCGCGCTCGTGGACATGCCCCGTCAGCGTCACGACTCCCTCCTCCACGGTCACGTCGATCGCGTCAGGGGCCAGGCGCAGGGTGCCGACCAGGACGTCGTGCTTGATCTCGTCGCGGATCGCGGAGTCGCGGCGGAGGAAGGGCTTGAGCAGATCGCTGCGGCTGACGATTCCGACGAGCCGCTCGGTCTCATCGGATACGGGGAGCCGTTTCACTCCTTTACGGTGCATCGTCCGGGCCGTCTCGACGAGACTCCACCCCGACTGCGCTGTGACGGCGGGGGAGGTCATCAGGTCGGCCGCCGTCTCCGCGTCGGGCATCCCGCGTTCCTCGGACAGCAGCCGGACGCCCGCCCAGCGGCCCTCCAGGTCCGGAAGTTCAGCAGTGGCCCGCAGCAGGTCGGCCTCGGAGACCACGCCGAGAAGGCGCCGGTTCTCGTCGACGACGGGAACCGCCGAGATGTCGTTCTCCCTGAAGAGACGGGCGATCTCTTTGAAGGAAGTCGCAGGATCGGCCGTGACCACGTCGTGCGTCATCACCTCGAAGACGGTGCGGTGCTGCATGACGTTCCTCCTTCACGGATGTGCCGTACGCGGGGCAGCTCCCACTCTGGTGCCGGGTCCGAGGCCGTGGGCAGTGCCGAACGGTCCTTTCCCGGGACCATCGGCCCTTCGAACGCAGGCCGGCCGGGACACAGTGGCAAGGGAGGAGCCCTCGTCGCGGACGGATGGAGGGGCGACGCGGCCGTGCGGGTCATGTTGGGGCCAGCCGGCCCTACCCCGCGACGGACTCCGGTGCGAGCGTGGGACCGAGCCACCCTGCACTGGGAAGGAGGTGGGGACGGTGGAATCACCCTTGGTGGTAGGAGTGGACGGGTCGGACGCCAGTCTCACGGCAGTGGACTGGGCAGCCGACGAAGCGGCACGATATGGACGGCCGCTGCGCATTGTGCATGCCTCACTGTGGGAGCGGTATGAGGGGGCCGTGCCGGCCTTGACCACCGACCGGCCCGCCGATCAGATCCTTGCGGAGAACATCGTCGCTGTGGCCGGGGCGCGGGCCGAACGCCGCCAACCAGGACTCACCGTGACCACGGAGGTGCTCGCCGAGGACGCGTCGCGGGGTCTGCTCAGGGAGGGAGACGAAGCCGCAGCCCTTGTTGTCGGATGCCGGGGCAGAAGTCGAATCGCCGACCTACTGCTGGGATCGGTCAGTCTCACCGTGGCCGCACGTGCCCACTGCCCGGTTGTCGTCATCAGAGGAGACCGGCAGGCGTTGGAGGCGCGACATCAGCGCATCCTGTTGGGCATCGGGGGCAAGGACGTGGATGCGCCCGCCGTGCGGTTCGCCTTCCGCGAGGCGGCAGTCCGGAACGCGGAACTGGAGGTGCTCCATACCTGGCGTCGGCCGGCGCATGAACCGGTCGAGCACCTCCTCCTCACCGGTGAGGTGACGGAATACGCGCAGAGGGCGTCGGAGCTGCTCGACCGTGCCTTGGAGACGGCGGTGCGTGAACATCCCCAGGTGCGCGTCCGCAGGAGTACGGTCGAGGGCCTCGCCCACAAGGTGCTGACACAGCGCTCGGCCGCCGCGGACCTGTTGGTTGTCGGAGCACGACGGAGTGACGCGCTGGTCGGTCTGGAACTCGGCAGGGTCGCCCATCGGGCGCTGCACCACGCTTCGTGTCCCGTCGCCGTCGTGCCTTGGTGCCGCCCGGCGTCCGAGGACGGAGATCTGTGAACGCACCGGCCCTCCCGCGGCTTGCAGAGTGCCACCGAACTCAGATGTTGTCGCCGGGCCCCGCTCACGCGCACTATTGCGGGCGGGGAGCGGTAGGCGCCGAATTGGCTCGCGTTCATTCCTCCCACCGTCATGTAGTTGATCATTCCAATCCATATGAGTGCCCGCCGCCCCTATCCTCCGCGAGAACTGCGAGGGCGGCGTCGAGGAGGCGGGTCGCCTGCTCCGCGACCGGCTCCATGGCATCAAGGCCGGTCAAGGCGACCATGGTGTCGGGGTCGATGGCCTGCACGACTACGTGGTCGCCAGCCGCTCGGACAACGACATTGCAAGGCAGCAAGAGCCCGACTGACGGGTCCGCGTCCAGTGCTTGCCGCGCCAGAGCCGGATTGCAGGCACCGAGAATGAGGTACTGCTCCATTTCGTGACCGAGCTTCGCCTTCAGCGTGGCCTGCATGTCGATCTCCGTGAGCACGCCGAAGCCCTCGTCGGCCAGAGCCTTGCGCACAGCGGCGACGGTCTCGTCGAAGGTGCCACGCAGTGTCACGGTGCGCTCGTAGGACATGGTGTGAGACCTCTTCTCTTCTCGCGATCGGAGGCGCACCTCCAGGGTGCGGGCCGGCCTCGGCAGGCGCAGCTGGACAGCCGGCGAGCCGGATTCGTGCCGGCCCATCGGCTGAGGCCACCTCACCCTGCGTATCGACTGAACCCCGACGTCCGCCAGACCCGGCCGTTGGGCAGAATCGCGAGCGCCTCGTAGCCGTCCATCGTTTCCAGCCAGTCCCGCGCGTCCCGGCCCCTGGCGAAGGCTGCGGTGGCGTAGGCGTCGGTCATGGTCAGCCTGGGCCCGATGACGGTGAGGGCAGCGAACGCAGTGGCAGGTACACCGGTGTGCGGGTCGAATATGTGGGCGCCGCGTTCGGCGGTGCCCGAGGTGGCAACAGCCATGGTGCGGTCGGCGGTGATGACGGTGGCCAGTTCGCCGGGGTGCAGCGGGTGTGCGATGCCGACGCGCCAGGGGATGTTTGTGGTTGCCTGGCCGCGGAGTTGGAGGTCTCCGCCGCCGTTGACGCAGCTGTTGCGCGCGCCTGATGTGTGGAGAAGTTGGGATGCGGCTTCGGTGGCCCAGCCCTTTACGAGCCCCGAGGGGTCGAGCGTTCCGGCTGGCGTCGTGCTGAACCAGCCGTCGGTGACACGGGTGGCCTGCGCGCAGAGGGCCAGCACCTCATGGACTTCCGGAGGACAGTCGCCGAGGTGGATCTCGCCACGGCCGAGGCGGCTGATGTGGCTGTCGGGGCGGTAGGTGGAGAACACGGCGTCGACCCGGTGGAGCAGCTGTACGGCCTCCTGGACGGCGTTGTGGATGGCCGGAGTGGGCTTGTCCCGGACATCGAAGGAGAAGACCGTGCCCATCACGTGCTCGACGTGACGCAGCCCGGTTGAGGTGTCAGGCATGGGCCTGGTCCAGTGCGCTCTGCAGGGACTGGATGTAGCCCTGGCTGGTGTAGCTGGCGCCGGAGACGGCGTCGATGTGCGCGCTCTGTGCGCCGAGGGTTTCCTGGGTGAGGCGGGGCAGGGCGTAGGCGGCGAGTTGCTGGTCGCGGCCGTTACTGTCCGGGGCCTGAAGAACCTTGACTGCGGTGATCTTTCCCTGGGAGAGGGTCGCTGCGACCTGCACCGTCCCGTACTGGGTGTCGATGGGATCACCGGTGAACGTGCCGGTGCCTGTGGATGCGCCCGGCGAAGTGCTTGTGGAGGTCTGAGGAGACGACGAGGGCGTTGACGGCGGGCTGCCGGCGACGGCGGGGAGATGGTGGGGTTTGAGGGAGAGCAGCGCGACGATCAGGGCGCTGATCCCGGTGGTGGCGAGGACGGCTCTGCGCATGGTTTCTCCTCAGAACGCGAACGACTCGTGGTGGATGCGCCGTGCGGGTACGCCGGCTTCCCGTAGGGCGATTTTGGCGGTTTGTGTCATGCCTGGCGGGCCGCAGACGTAGACATCGTGCGAGGCCAGGTCCGGAACCAGCGCGCTCAGCCCCGCGGCGGTGAGAGGAGATGGGCGCTCGGCGGGTTCGTCGACGAGGTAGTGCACGGCGGCCTGTCGGCGTGCGGCTATCGCGTCGATTTCACCGCGCAGGGCGAGGTCGTCGGGCCGGCGGGCCCTGTAGACCAGGGTTACCTGTCCCGGCAGCGTCTCGAAGAGGCTACGCAGGGGTGTGATGCCGACGCCGCCGGCCAGGAGCAGGACCTTGGGAGTGGTGCGCCGGTTAGCGGTGAAGGCGCCGTAGGGCCCCTCGGCCCAGACCCGGGTGCCCGGAGTCAGGTGGGCCAGTGCGGCGCTGTGCCCGCCTGCGGTCTTGACCGTGATGCGCAGGTGGCGGGGGTGTGCGGGGGCGGAGAGGGAGTAGGGGTTCGCTGTCCACCACAGACCACGGGTCATGAAGCGCCAGCGCAGGAATTGTCCCGGCTCACCTCCGAGCTCGTCCAGATGCTCGCCAGTGAGGTGAACGGACACCACGCCCGGTGCCTCGGGGCGTACCGCGCTGACGCGCATCCGGTGGCGCAGTCCCCGCCGGACGGGGACGGCGAACCGGTACCAGGCGAGAAGGGCGGCGACGCCGAGGAACAGCGTGTACCAGGCGATCTGGGCGGGTCGGTTGCCGACGAAGTCGGCTCCGTTGGAGAGCTGGTGTCCGAAGGCGAGGAAGACGGCGAGGTAGGTGGCGAAGTGCAGGTAGTGCCAGGTCTCGTAGCTCATGCGGCGACGGGCCGCACGGGCGGAGAGGATCCCGGTGGCCAGGAAGAGCAGGAAGGCTGCTGTGGCTTTGAGGAGGTCGGGGTAGTGCAGGACGAGGGTGGAGGTCTGGCTGACCACGCCGGTGTGTGAGGTCAGGGAGTAGCCCCAGATGATCAGCAGGGTGTGGGCGAGGACCAGGGAGATGGTGCAGCGCCCGCCCAGGGCGTGCCAGCGGGCGAGCCGGTCGGTGCCGATCGTGTGGTCCAGCAGTGGGATGCGGGCCATCAGGGCGAGAAGTACCGCACAGGCGTAACCGGCCAGGAGCCCCGTGATGCGTCCCGCCCCGGTGAGCCACCCCGCCGGTCCGACCACCGAGCCTGTGTCGCTCCACCACAGCGCCAGCACCCCTGCGGCACCGGCCCAGATCACCAAAGGCGCGAAGAACGGCACAGGACTGCGGCGCGGACGCCGGTGGCGCATCCCGCGGCTCACAGGGGGAGTGGTGAGGGTGCTGGTCATGGGGCTCCTCCGGCACGGACTTGCTCCGGCGATGGGCGGCCAGCCTCACAGCCCAACCTCTGCGTACCTTCTGAAACGGACCCGCCTGCGGCTCGCGGCACCGATTCAGAGAAAACTCAGAGGTACGCCTCACGCGGTCACGGCCCGTGCCGGGGGATGCTGGAAGGACCATGGACGAGCCGCTGACGACATCCCTTCTGCACCGCCCCGACGGCACCCCCGTCCGAGTCCTGGTCGTCGACGACGAACCCGACGTCACGGACGTGCTGTCCGGCGTCATGACCGCGGAGGGCTGGCAGGTCCGTACCGCAGCGGACGGCGCGAGCGCTCTCGCGACGGCCCGTGATTTCCGGCCCGACGCGGTGGTCCTGGACTGGATGCTGCCCGACCTCGACGGCCTGCAGGTCCTGCGCGTGCTCAGACGCGAGGCGCCCCGTGTGTGCGTGCTGTTCCTGACCGCCCGTGATGCGGTCGAAGACCGCATCACGGGAATCACCGCAGGCGGCGACGACTACGTCACCAAGTCCTACAGCCTGGAAGAGGTCCTGGCCAGGTTGCGCGGGTTGCTCCGACGGGCGGGCATGACAGCCGAGCCGGGAGCGCACCTGCTGACGGTGGGGGACCTGAGCATGGACGAGGAGGCCAGGGAGGTCAGGCGCGGTGAGATCACCGTCGACTTGTCCCGCACCGAGTTCGAACTCCTGCGCTTCCTCATGCGCAACCCACGCCGGGTGCTGTCCAAGGACCAGATCCTCGACCGGGTCTGGGCCTACGACTTCGGCGGCCGCGCTCACATCGTCGAGCTCTACATCAGCTACCTGCGCAAGAAGATCGACGCCGGACGCACCCCCATGATCCACACCGTTCGCGGCGTCGGATACGTCCTCAAGCCGGGCACCCCATGAAACGCCCGCTGCCCCGCACCCTGCGTGCCCAGCTCACCGTTGGCCTCGTCACCCTGCTCGCACTCGCCTGCCTAGCCGTCGGCATCACTACCGCCCTGGCCCTGCGAGGCTTCCTGATGGGGCGCCTGGACGAACAACTCTCCGTCTCGGGCGGCAGGTTCGCTGCCAGCCTGGAACACGAGGCCCAGCCCGACAGCGACAACCGTCCCGACACCCGCGGCCAGGCCGAATCCACCCTCGGCGTCCGGCTCCTCAACGGCATCGTCACCCAGGCCGCCGTCGTCGATGACGCCAGTGACCGGCCCCTGCAGCTCACGGCCAGGGACCGCAACGCACTGGCGAGGGTCCCCATTGACGGAAACGGACACAGCATCCGCCTCTCTGCTCTGGGGCCTTACCGCGTTGTCGCCGTCCACGGCGACGATCAGGACACCTTGATCACCGGCCTGCCCTTGCACCCGGTGGAGGAGACAGTGCACCGCCTCGAAGCGGTCGAAGCCGTGTTGTTCGGATCTGCCCTCGTGGTCACCGGCATCGCCGGCGCCCTGTGGGTGAGGGTCTCCCTGCGCCCCCTTCAACGAGTGACCGCCAGAGCAGCGGAGGTCGCCGGACTACCGCTCGCAAGCGGCGAGATCGCCATGCCGGGGCCGCTCCCGGACACAGACCCGCGCACCGAGGTCGGCCAGGTCGGCACCGCCCTCAACCACATGCTTCGCCACGTCGAGGACGCCCTCACCCGCCGCCAGGCAAGCGAGAAACGCCTCCGCCACTTCGCCGCCGACGCCAGCCACGAACTACGCACCCCTGTCGCCAACATCCGAGGCCACGCCGAACTCGCCCTGCGCCACCGCGGCCCCGTGCCCGGCGAAATCCGCCACGCTCTGGAGCGCATCAACGGCGAGTCTCAGCGCATGACACGCCTCGTCGACGACCTGCTCCTCCTCGCCCGCCTGGACGCCGGACGCCCCCTCGAACACCTGCCGGTCGACCTGACGCTGCTGATCCTGAACGCAACGGACGACGCACGCGCCGCCGGCCCCGACCACCGCTGGTTCCTCGAACTCCCAGAAGAGCCGGTCACCGTCACAGGTGATGCGCACCGGCTCCAGCAAGCCATCGGCAACCTTCTCGCCAACGCCCGCACCCACACGCCCCCCGGCACCGAAGTGACAGTTACCGTCACCACCGACACCACCGGCGTCTGTGTGAGTGTGCGTGACAACGGGCCGGGTATCCCCGGAGAGTTGCAACCCGAGGTGTTCGGACGCTTCGTCCGCGCTGACCAGGCACGCTCCCGCAGTACCGGGAGCACGGGTCTGGGCCTGGCCATCGTCCATGCCGTCATCACCGCCCACGGCGGCAGCGCCACTGTAACCAGCAGGCCCGGGCACACCACCTTCCGGCTGACCCTTCCCGGCTGACACCGCCCGGCCGTGCCGCAGGCGGTTCAGGGTCTCCAGGAAACAAGGCCGACGCCTTTCTCTAGCCCCCTCAAGACTTTCGCCAGACTGGTTCCGCTGCAGTCACTGCGCGCGGTTCGCCGATGCTGGTGACATCGACGAGGCGGCGGCGTCAGTCTCGATGAGATCACCGGCCATCGGAATCGTGACTGCCATCGGTGGGTGAGCCGAACGGGAGGGCTGAGGGGGCGGTGTCGGTGTCGGCCTCGGCCGCGTCGGCGAGAGCCTGTGCAGCGGCCTCGGCGGCCTGCGCA harbors:
- a CDS encoding FMN-binding protein, which translates into the protein MRRAVLATTGISALIVALLSLKPHHLPAVAGSPPSTPSSSPQTSTSTSPGASTGTGTFTGDPIDTQYGTVQVAATLSQGKITAVKVLQAPDSNGRDQQLAAYALPRLTQETLGAQSAHIDAVSGASYTSQGYIQSLQSALDQAHA
- a CDS encoding universal stress protein, whose amino-acid sequence is MTVGLNGTPASLAAAAWGAREASIRRLPLRLVSAWEWQPYSHAPLSGTEMPEQWSRRLPEEAAAQLTHRFPDLYISTKQLTGPPPEMLCREAAQAELLAIGTAGLGALTGFLMGSVAMATVAHTHRPVVLVRPEGTPPPADDADLAQRVQEVERRDTGGPVVAGIDLGPTTDGVLRFALEAAAVRSGDLRIVYSWNPPVGYVQGIGGDLRWRADIAAEGASMVRSLLKPWSKEYPGVSVSEQSGIGSPARHLVEAGVRASLVVIGRRTNRYWPREPRIGHVAHAVLHHSPAPVAVVPQD
- a CDS encoding Acg family FMN-binding oxidoreductase yields the protein MLTTSPSDTTVTALVADATAAPSLHNSQPWQFRYARSTHVITLRADFARTMPEADPSTRELHMGCGAALLNLRVSAAHHGLAAVIALLPAPADQALLAEARLAPLTDDPAGAADPQLAGLHSAIQDRHTCRFPFAEQPIPPELRSLFSDAALAEHADFRFIDSIHLDTVLQLISDAAGYDRMDPARDAEQRYWTRDTKADAPVDGVPDYAFGPGDASGSSTTRDFVGTAALPGRIRVRFERRPQLGLLSTEGDRPLDWLRAGQALERVLLSATTKGVCASFATQPLEWPELRWTLRDPVLGAGHPQMIVRMGYGPVGPHTPRRPLRQVLVIEP
- a CDS encoding ferredoxin reductase family protein — translated: MTSTLTTPPVSRGMRHRRPRRSPVPFFAPLVIWAGAAGVLALWWSDTGSVVGPAGWLTGAGRITGLLAGYACAVLLALMARIPLLDHTIGTDRLARWHALGGRCTISLVLAHTLLIIWGYSLTSHTGVVSQTSTLVLHYPDLLKATAAFLLFLATGILSARAARRRMSYETWHYLHFATYLAVFLAFGHQLSNGADFVGNRPAQIAWYTLFLGVAALLAWYRFAVPVRRGLRHRMRVSAVRPEAPGVVSVHLTGEHLDELGGEPGQFLRWRFMTRGLWWTANPYSLSAPAHPRHLRITVKTAGGHSAALAHLTPGTRVWAEGPYGAFTANRRTTPKVLLLAGGVGITPLRSLFETLPGQVTLVYRARRPDDLALRGEIDAIAARRQAAVHYLVDEPAERPSPLTAAGLSALVPDLASHDVYVCGPPGMTQTAKIALREAGVPARRIHHESFAF
- a CDS encoding universal stress protein; this encodes MNDVIVVGLDGSPASDAAARWGAREALLRKLSLRLVHAVDRWPPFALPVPTIDTHPMRVQALLSGTADDLRTRYSELEVSAVSFVGRPADVLRDAAANAHMIVLGARGLSSVTGYVLGSVGMAVIRATVRPVVMVRAGDESAPPTSGRHASHDLVVGVDISRPCDALLAFAFDEAARRACTLHVLHSWSLPPLFGYGAAFDPRVHAQLELNANAALADALSPWRAAHPAVDVTTRASVGHAATDLLDSRSEAGLVIVGRRIRQSPVGTHIGPVTHAVLHHSSTPVAVIAHA
- a CDS encoding universal stress protein, producing MGTVESPLVVGVDGSDASLTAVDWAADEAARYGRPLRIVHASLWERYEGAVPALTTDRPADQILAENIVAVAGARAERRQPGLTVTTEVLAEDASRGLLREGDEAAALVVGCRGRSRIADLLLGSVSLTVAARAHCPVVVIRGDRQALEARHQRILLGIGGKDVDAPAVRFAFREAAVRNAELEVLHTWRRPAHEPVEHLLLTGEVTEYAQRASELLDRALETAVREHPQVRVRRSTVEGLAHKVLTQRSAAADLLVVGARRSDALVGLELGRVAHRALHHASCPVAVVPWCRPASEDGDL
- a CDS encoding CBS domain-containing protein, which codes for MQHRTVFEVMTHDVVTADPATSFKEIARLFRENDISAVPVVDENRRLLGVVSEADLLRATAELPDLEGRWAGVRLLSEERGMPDAETAADLMTSPAVTAQSGWSLVETARTMHRKGVKRLPVSDETERLVGIVSRSDLLKPFLRRDSAIRDEIKHDVLVGTLRLAPDAIDVTVEEGVVTLTGHVHERADIPVIVRLCRWVDGVVTLHESIDYTYDNLALDVDQPR
- a CDS encoding DUF302 domain-containing protein; the protein is MSYERTVTLRGTFDETVAAVRKALADEGFGVLTEIDMQATLKAKLGHEMEQYLILGACNPALARQALDADPSVGLLLPCNVVVRAAGDHVVVQAIDPDTMVALTGLDAMEPVAEQATRLLDAALAVLAEDRGGGHSYGLE
- a CDS encoding FAD:protein FMN transferase, producing the protein MPDTSTGLRHVEHVMGTVFSFDVRDKPTPAIHNAVQEAVQLLHRVDAVFSTYRPDSHISRLGRGEIHLGDCPPEVHEVLALCAQATRVTDGWFSTTPAGTLDPSGLVKGWATEAASQLLHTSGARNSCVNGGGDLQLRGQATTNIPWRVGIAHPLHPGELATVITADRTMAVATSGTAERGAHIFDPHTGVPATAFAALTVIGPRLTMTDAYATAAFARGRDARDWLETMDGYEALAILPNGRVWRTSGFSRYAG
- a CDS encoding CBS domain-containing protein, giving the protein MTDSPHTVSDVMTHTAVAIGSRAPYKEIVRLMAEWKVSALPVLAGEGRVVGVVSEADLLPKEALRRDGPGRLAPLDETSKAGAVLAEGLMSSPAVTVHADAPIAEAAQIMARKRVKRLPVVNDVGLLEGVVSRGDLLKVFLRPDAELGAEIRHSVLGQISPPLRIDAVVEDGVVTLSGSLRDRSMVPLLAQAVRAVEGVVDVRMDLDEHPPGVSA